The Deltaproteobacteria bacterium genome has a segment encoding these proteins:
- a CDS encoding DUF4956 domain-containing protein: MIEWFGFQMLLDPKDFGKLVLRLVVDLGVVAVIVRGVYLRTSQRRDIAFSCVLLNIITFSICLLLRKVPVELGFALGLFGVFSILRYRTEPIGIKDLTYLFVLIGVGMLNAVANKKISLLELAFINLTIISATALLEIAPFMHRKDSRLFIYDNLALLKPDKHEDMLADLRQRTGLDITNFRINDVDMIREAAQVTVIYNLISAKKTKTTHATKAAKEG, translated from the coding sequence ATGATTGAATGGTTTGGTTTTCAAATGCTACTTGACCCTAAAGATTTCGGTAAATTAGTACTACGTCTTGTGGTTGATCTTGGAGTTGTGGCCGTCATTGTTCGTGGTGTTTATTTAAGAACGTCACAACGTCGTGATATCGCTTTTTCTTGTGTACTACTTAACATCATCACGTTTTCTATTTGTCTATTGTTACGCAAAGTGCCGGTAGAGCTAGGTTTTGCTCTCGGCTTATTCGGTGTATTTAGTATATTGCGTTATCGCACTGAACCTATTGGCATTAAAGATTTGACTTACCTTTTTGTGCTTATTGGTGTAGGCATGCTCAATGCGGTTGCCAATAAAAAAATTAGTCTGCTTGAACTTGCTTTTATAAATCTTACGATAATTTCTGCAACCGCCCTACTCGAAATTGCTCCTTTTATGCATCGCAAAGATTCGCGCTTATTTATTTATGATAACTTAGCATTGCTAAAACCCGACAAGCATGAAGACATGCTTGCTGACTTACGCCAGCGTACCGGACTTGATATTACCAATTTTCGTATTAACGACGTCGATATGATTAGAGAAGCTGCGCAAGTAACGGTTATTTACAATTTGATTTCAGCTAAAAAGACAAAAACAACCCATGCGACCAAAGCAGCTAAAGAAGGATAA
- a CDS encoding DUF2490 domain-containing protein, which produces MKRAIMICFIMLVSSRVVLAASGTETEGWFELKLQHNIISNAAISLSAQFRLDEKISHISAGIIESEGEFRFFKHLSIAAGYRFAHNRLKDDGYEPVHRVYANISGRLPLDYWRLKYRLQAQNQWDWTSKGVRKDKTTLRNRITIEYKINKTIRPYIAVEHFLPVDTYKNHLTNKCWFTIGTELQIADAQIEPFYRYELPFENPNDPVIHIIGISMQFEPLLSQK; this is translated from the coding sequence ATGAAACGAGCAATTATGATATGTTTCATAATGCTCGTATCTTCGCGAGTTGTGCTGGCAGCTTCTGGCACTGAAACAGAAGGTTGGTTTGAACTAAAGCTACAACACAATATCATTTCTAATGCTGCTATTAGTCTATCAGCTCAATTTCGTCTTGATGAAAAAATTTCACACATCAGCGCTGGCATCATCGAGAGCGAAGGTGAATTTCGTTTTTTTAAACATTTATCAATTGCTGCAGGATATCGCTTTGCTCATAATCGCCTAAAAGATGACGGTTATGAACCAGTGCATAGAGTTTATGCCAATATTAGTGGACGCTTACCATTAGATTATTGGCGATTAAAATATCGCCTGCAAGCGCAGAATCAATGGGATTGGACTAGTAAAGGAGTCCGTAAAGACAAAACCACGCTGCGCAATCGTATAACTATTGAATATAAAATAAACAAAACCATTCGGCCTTATATCGCCGTAGAACATTTCTTGCCCGTTGATACCTATAAAAATCATTTAACCAACAAGTGTTGGTTTACTATTGGCACAGAACTACAAATAGCTGACGCCCAAATCGAGCCATTTTATCGTTACGAACTTCCGTTTGAAAATCCTAATGACCCAGTTATACATATTATTGGTATCTCTATGCAATTTGAACCTTTGCTAAGCCAAAAATAG
- a CDS encoding polyphosphate polymerase domain-containing protein: protein MKARFVGTLINKKFDTDKLEFPTQIEPVAPHFLANCDLLRRSVTKYVMPLSMLNRVLFALAEHYGPRPDAITLWSHYITHYFDSPDLVLFCDHRQARRIRYKIRVRHYLDRKLSFTEIKKRIKPSFTEKFRQTKEFMASALNSEEIELFNQMTFPRQILLIPQLSMEFRRLTLLGRNTIERITFDRNLCFKNDQRSHSIDNVVIIEVKQKRACRSTFALQILRKYSLRPTSVSKYCLGILALKDGLQPLRLREQLRIVERANHD, encoded by the coding sequence ATGAAGGCGCGCTTTGTGGGCACGCTGATTAATAAAAAGTTCGATACTGATAAGCTCGAATTTCCTACTCAAATAGAACCTGTGGCACCTCACTTTCTTGCCAACTGTGATCTACTTCGCCGTAGTGTGACTAAATATGTCATGCCGTTGAGTATGCTAAATCGCGTTTTATTTGCGTTGGCTGAACACTATGGTCCGCGGCCTGATGCGATTACTTTGTGGTCCCATTATATTACGCACTATTTTGATTCTCCTGACCTTGTGCTTTTTTGCGACCACCGACAGGCCAGACGAATTCGCTATAAAATTAGAGTGCGCCACTACTTAGATCGTAAATTATCTTTTACTGAAATAAAAAAGCGTATTAAACCGTCATTTACTGAAAAATTTCGACAGACAAAAGAATTCATGGCTAGTGCGCTTAATAGTGAAGAAATCGAATTATTTAATCAAATGACATTTCCCCGTCAAATTCTACTAATACCACAGCTGTCAATGGAGTTTAGACGGTTAACATTGCTAGGCCGTAACACTATTGAGCGTATCACTTTTGATCGAAATCTCTGTTTTAAAAATGACCAACGCAGTCATTCTATCGACAATGTGGTAATTATTGAAGTCAAACAAAAACGTGCATGCCGCTCTACTTTTGCTTTACAGATTTTACGAAAATATAGTTTGAGACCCACTTCGGTAAGCAAATACTGCCTCGGTATACTTGCACTTAAAGATGGGCTTCAACCTCTGCGATTACGAGAGCAGTTGCGTATTGTAGAAAGGGCAAATCATGATTGA
- the rnc gene encoding ribonuclease III, with protein sequence MNFNTPIEQSLSYRFKHPELLLEALTHSTFANEHPELGADNQRLEFLGDAVVGLIASQLLYLNTPNSDEGELSRRRSQMVRRESLAALARELNLGTMLRIAQSQKDVSNTDGTLADVFEALVAAIFLDGGFTAAKRCILPLLKRAMQQATGINDHKTALQEACHAHGIKKPPKYVVVSTAGPAHARVYVCEVIIAGKVYGQGHGSNKKTAEQACAASARVVLEKEWNK encoded by the coding sequence ATGAACTTCAACACCCCCATAGAGCAAAGTTTAAGCTATCGATTTAAGCATCCTGAGTTGTTGCTTGAAGCTTTGACCCACTCTACCTTTGCTAATGAGCACCCTGAACTCGGTGCAGATAATCAGCGTCTTGAGTTTCTTGGCGATGCTGTAGTCGGCTTAATCGCAAGTCAATTGCTTTATCTAAACACGCCCAATAGTGATGAAGGCGAGTTAAGTCGCCGCCGCTCACAAATGGTTAGGCGCGAGTCTTTGGCGGCATTGGCGCGCGAGCTTAATCTAGGTACTATGCTTCGTATTGCTCAAAGCCAAAAAGATGTATCTAATACTGATGGTACTCTTGCTGATGTTTTTGAGGCTTTGGTTGCGGCCATTTTTCTTGATGGTGGTTTTACTGCAGCAAAACGTTGTATTTTGCCGTTACTTAAGCGTGCTATGCAGCAAGCTACTGGTATTAATGACCACAAAACCGCTCTGCAAGAAGCTTGTCATGCTCACGGAATAAAAAAACCACCAAAATATGTGGTCGTATCTACCGCTGGGCCAGCACACGCTCGCGTCTATGTTTGCGAGGTAATTATTGCAGGCAAAGTTTATGGCCAAGGGCATGGTTCTAATAAAAAGACTGCCGAGCAAGCTTGTGCTGCAAGCGCACGCGTTGTTTTAGAAAAAGAATGGAACAAATGA
- the era gene encoding GTPase Era, with translation MKPKFRAGFIALVGRPNVGKSTLINQLIGEKVAIVSPKPQTTRTRIQGIINRDDVQMILVDTPGIVQATSVLRRCMRRTASTVIDGADVTLLVVDCSSGVAKLNDADREALKVIGNKGGKLIVALNKIDAILSKDLLLPWIALYNETLSPTALVPISALSSDGLDELLKLLIDALPESEPLFDRDLHTDQAERFLCGELIREQMLLQLRAEVPHAAAVMIESFDDQRRDDGSGLVRIEGCIYVERESQKGIVVGKKGTQIKKLGQEARQAIEAMLGCKVYLHLVVRVATNWSDKDREVQRFGYNPDHRGDSW, from the coding sequence ATGAAACCTAAATTTCGTGCTGGCTTTATTGCCTTAGTAGGTCGCCCAAATGTGGGTAAGTCAACTTTAATCAACCAACTAATTGGCGAAAAAGTAGCAATAGTAAGCCCAAAACCACAAACCACGCGCACCCGCATTCAGGGCATTATTAACCGCGATGATGTGCAAATGATTTTGGTTGATACTCCAGGCATAGTTCAAGCCACATCAGTATTACGACGCTGCATGCGACGCACTGCTAGTACGGTTATTGATGGTGCTGATGTAACTTTACTAGTCGTAGACTGCAGTAGTGGTGTTGCTAAACTTAATGATGCTGACCGCGAAGCCTTAAAAGTCATTGGTAATAAAGGTGGCAAATTAATTGTTGCCCTTAATAAAATTGATGCAATCTTGAGTAAAGATTTATTGCTGCCATGGATTGCGCTTTACAACGAGACTTTATCACCAACAGCTTTGGTGCCAATTTCTGCTTTAAGCTCAGATGGTCTTGATGAATTGTTAAAATTACTAATCGATGCTCTGCCCGAAAGCGAACCATTATTTGATCGAGATTTACATACTGATCAAGCAGAACGTTTTTTGTGTGGCGAATTAATAAGAGAGCAGATGTTATTGCAGTTACGTGCTGAAGTCCCGCATGCTGCTGCAGTAATGATTGAAAGTTTTGATGATCAACGCCGTGATGATGGTTCAGGTCTAGTACGCATTGAAGGCTGTATATATGTCGAGCGTGAATCGCAAAAGGGAATTGTTGTTGGCAAAAAAGGCACACAAATTAAAAAGCTTGGTCAAGAAGCACGCCAAGCTATTGAAGCGATGTTAGGCTGCAAAGTTTATTTACACTTAGTGGTAAGAGTGGCCACCAACTGGAGCGATAAAGACCGCGAAGTGCAGCGTTTTGGGTATAATCCCGATCATAGAGGTGATTCGTGGTAA